acagatagagagatatgcgcagctgtttgctccccccagtattaatcacttactctgggtttaccaATAAAcaacagtgattttattaagagtaaaaagtaggatttaagtggtttcaagtaataacagacaaaacaaagtaatttaCCAATCAAAATAAACCAACACATggaagtctaagcctaatacattaagaaactgagtacaggtaaatctcacccttagagatgttccaataagcttctttcacagactcgactccttcctagtctgggcccagttctttccccggtacagtccttgttagttccagcaggcatctctGGTGGGAAGCAGGGGTTTTCACATGACTGGGACCCTCCTTGTGCTGTTCCACGCCCTTTTATACCTTTGTCACatggcgggaatcttttgtctctctgggtccccacccctccttctaaatggaaaagtaccagatttaagatggattccagtatcattcttcattacccagggGCTGGCCCAcccgtacacaggaaggcttgcaggtaaataaaccatctacaatcaattgtcctagtcaatgggagccatcaagattctaaacctgCAGGGGCCCAGACTTTGCAtgattacagtaggacctcagagttatacttgaTATGCCTAGCTTCAGATACTAGAACCAGAGACTAGCAGGGTTGGAAgagtcctcaggaggtcacctagtccagccccctgaatacatacaaataggatgaccacactcagtaggtAATAACCTTTGCAGTGatgccttacaagagaccttttgcatgaagcatattccagttatattatattcccactcataagcatatttccataaaacattatggaatGCaacgtctcccccccccgccaggcccaGGAGCCAGTAACACCCCCGCACTCCTGCCAGACACAAACGGTGGCTGTGCGATTGTGGGCCCCTGGTACGGAGGGAGTGTtgaggtggcaggtgccccagccATGGCTTCTCCTGCCCCATCGGGCAGGCAGCGCCCGCGGAGCAAGGTGGCCTGTGACCGTCTCTCTGTAGGTGGCCAAGGCCACAGGGGTGGCAGATGAGGCGCTGGGAAACGTGCGGACTGTGCGGGCCTTTGCCATGGAGGACACAGAGGTGGCGTAAGTACCAGGCAGTGGCTttgtccccaccctgccccactcacGCCAGCCCCACATGCACATGCTccctgctgcccagaccccgaagCCAGGACCTTGTCCCTTGCCATCTGGGCccgcttcctgccccccagcctggcattgggggcgctgtgcaggagaggtgccacccccacaccctgaccgGGTCCTGTAGGCActggggggcgctgtgcaggggaggtgctgtgaggaaggccctgcagctgccagccccgcccctggTGTGGGTCGCCAACCCCCCCCTTGCCTTGCAGCCTGTACTGCCACGAGGTGGATCAGTCGAGCCGGCTGAATGAGAAGTTGGGCAGGGGCATCGCTGTCTTCCAGGGGCTGTCCAACCTGGTGCTGAACGGTGAGTGGGCGGCgcatggctggcccatgctgtAACCAGCCCCCCTAGGTCCCGTCTGTTCACAAGGGTGGgtcacacagccccccacctccgACGGAGCCTCTGGGCTCTAGCCCTCCGCCTTCCCCCCACGAGCTCTGCCAGCGAGTCCCTCTGAGCCGGGCTCTAGGGGACCCTCATCGCACCCAGCCAGGATCGGCCCTGGCACCAGGAGCCTTTTCCCCCCAGAGCAGGTTTGTCAGTCACCTGGAACAAGCCCTCAGTAGCCCAGAGACGCAGTCTGGACTGGctacccccagggctcccctcagCTATGCTACTGTAGGGCCCTGTGACCCCTCTCCCGTCCCATCCCCCATGAGCCCCATGGCTGTGACCCGACCCGACCcgacacacccccccccccccccagcactgctctggctAGGGGCtcggctctgctccctgcagggagctgaggagcCGTTGGCTCCAGGTTAATCTGCAGCCAGAGAGTCTCTGTGGGGGCCTCTGGCCAGCCTAGGCAGCCCTAATGGATCTGTCTCCACCTCACCCTGACTCCCCTGAGCAACGATGCCAAGGCCATAGGGACAGACTCACTGGGATGCGGAGAATTCCCCCGGGGTGTGCCCGCACCACGCAGTGCCAGCCGCTCAGCCCGCCCCGTGCACCCGGCCAGGCGCCAGCTGCTGCACgccaccccagaggcggctgccaTTCCGGGGCGTTAGGGAAATACTTCGGCACCTCTCGGTGTGAGGGCACCGTGCCAGCCAGTGCGTCTGAGGGGGGCTGCGggctcctcctctctcctgtgtCCCACTCCCTGTGGCGGGGCTGGAAGCCCTCATGTCACCGTGCCGCGCTCTGCCCCTGCAGGTATCGTGCTGGGCACCATCTTTGTGGGGGGCTCCCTCATGGCTGGGGAGGAGCTCTCGCCTGGAGACCTCATGTCCTTCATGGTGGCTTCGCAGACAGTGCAAAGGTCAGAGAACAACAGCCGTGTGCATTTCACCCCCGGGGTGGGGCTCACCATGAGAGTCGTTATCAGTGGGTcgcagtcatgctggaagggcataacgagtggggtcctgcagggatcagttctggatacGTTTCCATTCAATACCTTCATCACTGATTCAGAtaacggcatagagagtacacttatcaagcgtgcggacgataccaagctgggaggggttgcaagtgctttgcaggacagggttaaaattcaaaaggatctggacaaactggagaaatggtctgaagtaaattggatgaaattcaataaggacaaatgcaaagtcctccactgaggaaggaacaatcagttgcacacatacacaatggggaATGACGGCCTAGGAGggagtcctgcggaaagggatctggggtcatagtggatcacaagctaaatatgagtcaacagggtaacaaacatccttctgggctgcatgagcaggagtgttgtaagcaagacacgagaagtaattcttccgctctactctgcgctgattaggcctcagctggagtattgtgtccagttctgggccccacatttcaggaaagatgtggaaagtCCAAAGAGCCACAAAACGGATgaaaggtctaggaaacatgacctgtGCAGGAAGATTGAGAACACTGGGTCTGTTtggtctggagcagagaagactgggaggggacatgagaacagttttcaagtacataaaaggttgttacaaagcgggaggaaaaattgttcttcttaacctctgaggacaggacaagacgcagtgggcttaaattgcagccagggcggtttaggttggagattaggaaaaacctctgacctgtcagggtggttgagcactggaataaattgcccagggcaGTGGTGAAAtttccatcattggggatttttaagagcaggttggacagtcacctgtcagggatggtctggataatgCGTAGTCCTgtcgtgagtgcaggggactgggctaggcgacctcttgaggtcccgtccagtcccatgattctatgTCCCCATGCTGAGCAGAGCCTCTCCCCTTGCCTCGGCAGGTCCATGGCCAACATCTCCATCCTGTTTGGACAGgtaggtggggcaggggctggctcggTCCCCCTTTGACACCTCCCCGCTCTTGTGGGGCTAGCAGCCTGACACAGGCTACCAAGGGCCGGGGTGACCGTACCAGCAGCCGGTTCGCAGCGCTTGCCTGCTGCTTCTGGGATTCTGGCCGGAGCGGCTTCTGGGCGGAGGGCACTGGGGCAAGTGCCGGCCTGTCTGGCTGGTTGGAGGTGCGACTGGCCAGATCCTGCCTGGTCGTTCTTTATCCGTGTGCCCTGCTCTGGCCCAGCTGCTGCACCttgtaaactgaggcagggaccCCTGAGGCACAATGGTGGTGACGGGGGTTCCTGCTGCGCCCCTGTGCTGGCCCCAGACTgtcagctgagcaagggggaagggCCGGGCCCCCACTGGCCAGGGCCCTTCCAGCACATGGGGCCATGGAGGGGTGACGCAAACGGGGCTGTGCTTGGGGCTGCCCCAGTGACATGGTGACCGGGGCATCGGGCAGTCCCACCCCATCGCTGTCCCCGCAGGTCGTGCGAGGCCTCAGCGCGGGAGCCCGTGTCTTTGAGTTCATGACCCTGGAGCCGACCGTGTCCCTGTCGGGGGGGGACCAGATCCCCAGCCACTCCCTGCTCGGCCACATCTGCTTCCGGGACGTCTGCTTCAGGTgagggcagccgggggggggctctgttCTGCGCCACTGGGCACCTGTCATTCTCCTCACACTCTGTACCAcccttccctcagccctgccggtgcccctcgctcccgacccacagcccctgccagcccagccctgccccccccagccctgccagtgcccctcactcctgacccgcagcccctgccagcccagccctgcccccccagccctgccagtgcccctcgctcccgacccacagccccctgccagcccagccctgcccccccagccctgccagtgcccctcactcccgacccgcagcccctgccagcccagccctgcccccccagccctgccagtgcccctcgctcccgacccacagccctctgctagcccagccctgccccccgcagccctgccagtgcccctcactcctgacccacagcccctgctagcccagccctgcccccccatctctgccagtgcccctcgcttccgacccacagccccctgctagcccagccctgccccccccatctctgccagtgcccctcgctcccaacccacagcccctgctagccctgccggtgcccctcactcccgacccacagccccctgccagcccagccctgccccccccagccctgcaagtgcccctcactcccgacctgcagcccctgctagcccagccctgccccccccatctctgccagtgcccctcgctcctgacccacagccccctgctagcccagccctgctggtgccccctcactcctgacccgcagcccctgccccctcccagccctgccggtgcccctcactcccgacccgcagcccctgccagcccagccctgcccccgcagccctgccagtgcccctcactcctgacccacagcccctgctagccctgccggtgcccctcactcccgacccgcagcccctgccagcccagccctgcccccgcagccctgccagtgcccctcactcccgacccacagcccctgctagccctgccggtgcccctcactcctaacccgcagcccctgccagcccagccctgccggtgcccctcactctcaGTTGCACAGCTTCTCCGCACTTGCCCAGCGCTTGGCCGCCCTGTCTGCCCTGCCCAGCCTGACCCCTCTCTTCTTGCTGTCGCAGTTACCCCACGCGCCCCAGCTGCCCGGTGCTACGGAACTTCAGCCTCACCCTGCCCCCTCGCAAGACAGTGGCCATCGTGGGCGAGTCAGGAGGAGGTACCACAGGAAGTCCCCAGGTTCCTCCCACCCCTCGGCTGCCCCCGGGCCATGAGTGCCAAagcccccttcccgcccccccaagTCTGTCACAGGTGGGGTCTCGCAGGGCAGCCAGTCCAGAGAGGGGCGGGGAGGCCAAGGTCTCACAGGGAatggtcctggctcccagcccccttgccctcccagagccgggatagaacccaggcgtcctggctcccagcctacTGGGGCCCACCTCGGCTCAGAGTTCAGTCCCCTACAGGCTCTGAAatggcccctgcccctccctgggctgtgggcagggccgtGGGGCGCTCTGTGCCCGGGCTATGTCGTGGGCCATGCGGCTGCCAGCCTCGTCCCCTTGCCCCGCAGGGAAGTCGACGGTGGCGGCCCTTCTGGAGCGTTTCTATGAGCCCACGGGGGGGGCCATCACGCTGGACGGACGCGAGCTCTGCACCCTGGACCCCTCGTGGCTACGGGGGCAGGTCATTGGCTTCATCAGCCAGGTGAGCGGGGCGGGAGAGTGCAGGGAGCAGGGACTGGGGCAGTGGGGCGAGTGGAGCGCAAGACGGGAGTCaggctgctcccagcactgaagtggtggctccccccaccccaggagcctgCGCTCTTTGGAACGACCATCCTGGAGAACATTCGCTTTGGGAAGCCCAGCGCGTCCGACGCCGAGGTCTACGCCGCGGCCCGGCTGGCCAACGCTGACAGCTTCGTCCACAGCTTCCCCCAGGGCTATGGCACCATCGTGGGTGAGCGCAGGGCCCTGGCaccttcctctgccccccactcacccaaGTGGGCGCCATCTGTGGGGGGTGGCTGCTTGGGGGGAGtagctgctggctggagctgccaGACCCGCTCCGAGTGGAAATACGGCTGCGGCGGGGTCTCCTGACACGGGGTCGGTGGAGCCGGGGCAGCCCTGCTCTCGCGCAGCcagggccctggggggagggcCCCTGCCTTGGGCTCTCACAGGCCGGATGGGACGGGCAGAACAGCCCCACAGAGCCCCGACCCTGTCCCCCCAGGCGAGCGCGGCGTGATGCTGTCGGGGGGCCAGAAGCAGCGCGTGGCCATCGCCCGGGCCCTCCTCAAGAACCCGTCGGTGCTGATCCTGGACGAGGCCACGAGCGCCCTGGACGCGGAGTCGGAGCAGGtggtgcaggaggcgctggagcgGGCCATGGCTGGCCGCACCGTGCTGGTCATCGCCCACCGGCTCAGCACCATCCAGGGCGCCGACCTCATCGTGGTGCTGGCCCGGGGCTGCGTGGCTGAGGTGAGCGGGGACgaggctgggcggggggcagagtcctgcaggtggggttggcagggggccagttctgggggcagggggtattCTGGGTGGGCGGTCACCGGGTCGGGGGGGCCATGGGGAGGTTCGAGGGCGTGGGGACGAGACCGGTGTTCTGGGTGGGTGCTCCGCGGATCCGGGGGGCCATGGGGAGGTATGAGGGCATGGGGACGAGATGGGTGTTCTGGGGGCACGGGGTGTTCTGGGTGGGCAGTCCCCAGGTCGGGGGGGCATGGGGAGGTACGAGGGCGTGGGGACGAGACCGGTGTTCTGGGTGGGCGGTCCCTGGGTCGGGGGGGCCATGGGGAGGTGTGAGGGCGTGGGGACGAGACCAGTGTTtggggggggcatggggaggtACGAGGGCGCAGGGACGAGATGGGGTGTTCTGGGTGGGCAGTCCCCTGGTGGGAGGGGCACAGAGGCAttctggggggcacagggggtgcagggccaagGTTGGGCGTGGCCCactctgtgaccccccccccggtCTTCCCCCAGGCGGGGACTCATGCGGAGCTGCTACGCCGGAGCGGGCTGTATGCTGAGCTCATccgcagacaggccatggagcaGCCCTGAGCGGGGACGAGCCCAGCAGAGACCCTGGATCTGTGCACCGACCTCTGGCGCTGGGGCCTGCCCAGCCACgggcccctcctctctccccggGCGGGGCTCCCTGGctctggctcccctccccggctctgccccgggcagggcctgggccatggCCCGCAGCAAGGTGCTGGGTGCCCAGGTTCGTGCTGTGCCCCGTCGCCAATAAAAGCCAAGTGCAGCTGTTGTCTGAGACGGGTTGGGGAGTGCGGGGGGTGGCATGGGGAGCTGGGACCAGCCAGACCCGCTTCATTACCCTAGCGATCAGCCCCTGATCTCAtctcctgccccctcacccccgcctGGCGCGGgctctggccatgcccccaacatgccagggctctgggggttgggatggggatgTGACTCAGaaccacccccctccaccccaccccagggcctcacccccaccccagctcgggCTGTGCAGGGGCCCAGGCAAGTGGAGTAACGGGCTGGGGGCCTGGGCCAAGTCCTCGGGCCTCATGTCTCTGGGGATCCGCCTTGCTGGGCTCAGCGAAGACTCCAGGCCCATCTGCTCTGGGGTCTCGTCCTGCAGGGTACGGAGCTCCCTGGCCCACCCAGACCTGCGTCCCGGCAGGAGccatcccccccccgccggtAATGACCCTCCCCCTCTCTTGGCCCGTGAGGGGCTGGGCACGGCTTGGGCCGGTTTTGGACAGGACCCTGCCTGCCCGCTCGGGctcctgggctgggctgaggagcCGCCGAGGCAAACCAGGGCAAAGGGACCGTTTGAGCTTCATCCAGGAACCGCCAAATCGTCCCCGGCTCGGTAACAGGGCCCGTTCCCAGCCTGTCCTGCCGGTGCTGCCAACCCCTGTGAGctcccctggcagctgggcccgcCTCATGGTCACCAGCCATAGCACCGGCCGTACGTCCCGCTCCCCCCTTCCCTTCGGCTTGACGTGCTCCAGAGAGAGGATGTTCCCGCGGCTGCCCCTCTTCCGCCCGCTCTGGCCACGAGCCGCTTTCTTCACCCAGTGGGCCCCACTTGTCCACTAAGCCCCCTTCAGCTGGATTCCTTCAACAGCTGGTTAGTCGtcagaacggccagactggggcAGCCCCGTGGCCCTGTTAGCCCAGGATCCTGCCATCCGACAGCTCGGTGCCAGGGGCTTGAGGCAATGCACAGGACAGGGCACTGTGGAGTGAGCCGTTCTCcgtcctccagccccagcttttggcaaacagtcTGGGGACACTCAGAGcgtggggttgtgtccctgcccatcctggatcaTCGCCACGGAGGGACCTACATGCCAGGAATTgatcgagttcttttttgaaccctgtcataatcttggccttcagcgtcccctggcagtgagttccacaggttgactgtgtgttgggtgATGAATCACTTCGTTTGGTTGTTTTGAACTGGCTGCCTGTTAATTGTTTGTTACCGTGGGTCCTGTGGGAGGGTTTCTCGTTTGCCAGTGTCAGGCTCTGTTTTCATCTATCCCAGCTCTTCAGTCAATTCATTTTCCATTCGTtatatttcctttcagtttttccCCTTGATTCTTGTCTCCAGTTTGGCTGGagattttatttcccttctctgcGAGTGGCTGCTCCCGGTCCCAGCTCTGGAGATAAGAGACAGGCCTGGTTCGCGTTGGGCTAATCTCACCTGTTCGCTGGAAcggggggcagagaagggtcGTATATTGGAGATCCCAAGGGGGAGGGGACACCTCCAGCCAGGGCATGATGCTCAATTTCCCCCTCCATCCTCCTAGCAAAGGCCCGGCAGGGAGCACCAGCCCCGAGGAAACCCCTCCCCTGAACCACCGTGGGGCCAGGGGAGCCTTGGTCTGGCCCAGCCCCGGCCTGTCCCCCACTACAGGGTCAgtcccaggccagagccttcTGTCCCTCTCCAGCATGGGGGCACCCCAGCAGTGGCAGGAAACGCTCCCgtgccctcctgccccctctccccagagccccagcctggaggcagCTTGGGGGCCCCTTGGCTGACTGGCTGCCCCCTGCGGCTGTGCAGACCCCTGGGAATCGGTGACAGCCCAGCAGGGGGTGCACGCTGAGCCCGACAGGCCCCACCAGCTTCCGCGCAGATGCCCCAtgggctggtggggggagaggggctcattCCCTTGagggctcccagctgggggctgggggtcccCGGCAGTTCATCGCTGCGCAAGGAGTGCTGGGGGGCTCTGATCCAGCAGGGGAGTTTGTCTCTGGGCAGGAGCGTGCGCTGGGATCCCCGGGGCTGACAGCAGAGAGAGCGGCCgagaggctggggtgtggggtgagtgtcccccagggagggcagctcctggccctggggaATGGCCAGCAGGGGTCATGTCCTGCAGACCTATGGGTGCCACCTTTCTGGGTTagtggggcaggctgggctccCCAGGTGGGGCCTGCGCCCAGTGCAGGAaggtgggcagggccaggatgtGCCTGACTCCACAGCAGTGGCTGCACCTGGGCAAGTGCCCTTCACCTGTACCCAGTGCgggcaccgcttcctgcagcagggagtcccGTGCGTGCCCAGCGAGGAGAGCCCCTACCGCGGACACAGCGAGCCAGGCCATCCACCATCATGTGCATGGGCGAGTGCCCTTCCCCGGCCCTCACCgcacccagccctgctgctaTGAGGCCAGCCCCATCCTGCGCTGGGCCAGGAGCCCACAGGGAGAGTCAGATGCAGCTGAGCAGCCGGGTCTCTGCACCCAGAACAAAACAGAGAGTTTCTCCATCACGGGCCGGGCAGCCTCTGCCTCTGGCTGGACCTGTGAAACCCAGGCCAGATGGAGGGGATGTGTGGAGCCAGGAATCTGTGACCCACAAGCATGTGCTGGGACCGAGGAGAAGTACCGGGGGGCTGGGCTGTTCCGCCCTCACGCCCTTCGGGGGGCAGCTGGCGACGGCAGCCTGGCTGCAGGCCGAGAGGGCGGCGTGGGCAGCGCCACGGTGGGCTGATTCTCCTGGTTCTCAGCCTGCCGGCGTTGTGCTGCCTTTGTCCTGGTCCTGAGCCGTGTCCTGACCAAGCCGGAGAGAGGAACTCAGGAGCCAGCAGCGAGAGCCTGGGACCCGCGGCTTTGTCCCTGCTGAgcgcccccttccctccctcgccGGCTGCCGCCTGCCTGGACGAGTCCGGCTCAGCCAGCCGGGGCTGGAGAGTTTGGCGCGGTGCCgtgagcctgtgaccagaagAACCCACTAAATCCAGGGCCTGAGCGGCTCAGGGTTGGTACCAGCGGATGGGCTGGGTGTCGTTAGGGCTGCTCCGGGGGGGGGCTTGCCAGAGGCTGGGCCTGGCTttccccagcagggaggggccagTCAAGGGCAagcccagacccagacccagacccgcATTTTCCACCtttgctgcttttctcttcccccttgtGTGCAGGTGTTTGGTGGGGAACAGGGTTGGCCTCGCACTGGCTCCCGCCCCATGGCTAAGGCCTGGCCTGCGCTGCCCAGCCAGGTCGCCCTACCGGCTGGGCTCAGAGCTTGGGGAAAGGGCCCGCCCGCTGCGAGGGGGGTAAGCCGACCTAGGGCCTGGCTAGGCCGATGGAGGGATTCTTCCGTCACCCCAGCTGCTGCCTCTCCAGAGAGGTGTGTGTCCTGGGGACGAACGAACCCCTTGCTCCCCGTAGTTACTACGCGACGCAGCTGGGCCGCTGCAGCGCTTCCCGGGGAGACGAACCGGCactgctcttctcccccccacagtTACCAGCTACAGGCTGTTTTcggggcagctgcagccctgccgGCCCCAGGGCATGAGGGAGCCAAGCTGGGCGAGGTCAGAGCTTTTCTGGGATCAGTgtctgctggggggaggagacaaGCTTGCCCAGCGCTCGTCTCCAGGGCTGGGAAGTGCTCGTAGGGGCTGTCTCCGCTGCCAGGCACGCCCAGGGCTAGAACACGAGCTCGCAGCCCCTGGGTTTGTTAGCCTAGGGACCAAACATCCACACTCTTGTGTAACCCCAGGCTAGGAATTGCTGAACCCTGgctcccaacctggggctccagcgtcCACACTGCATTACCTGGGACCAAGGCCAACCACCACACCCCAGACTTCCTAGCGCCCTCCCCAAATGGGGCCattctagccctttgtttgtggtgcaatGTGGGAGACCGACTGCCCAGAGCAAAGCTGACCCATGGGCCCGCGGGATCCTTTTGGCAGAGTTCCAGAGCACAAGTCCAATGGGGTCTACAACTAAActacaaagcaatagggcttgaccCCGGGTCCCGGCTTGACTCAGGTTTagcccctccatccccatgggACCCTGGGTCGAAGCCCTGGGTTAGTGTGATGTGCGTGTAGACAGGTGGGAGGGGGTAGGCTTGAGTCAGCGTTTGagccctgggcttacattgcagtgtagacatacccagagcaTCACAACTGAATCCAAGGTGCACCAGATGTTTCGCAGAAGGAGTTAATACAGATCCTAAGAGGCCATCTGAGGAGAGGTGGCCCATTAACACGTCTCCTGTCAAaggccccaggaaggggggttaCTGGTGTGGGGGAAAGTATTGTTGACCTGACCCTAGCCCACTTTGTGACAAGACCTATGCACTAGATGCAAACACAGTAACGCAAGAGACCTACAGGCCTGCATCCCATAAGACTTCGCTTACGCTATGAGCATATGCTGGGCCATGGTATTTTGACACAGATAACAAACTAGGCCACCCTTTCGCCTAGCTGCCTGTTACGTACCACCCGCCCCAAACCGGCAACAGCCCCTAGCCAAACACGGCCACAAGCAAACCGCAGACCTTGATGATAATGAAGTGCGTCAACACAATGCTAATGAGAAAGCTGTTTACCTTGGCGccttataaggctttattaacAATGCTTGAGtgataaaaaattaaggaaatgtatcatttgacTAAAATGTAAAAAACTATCTGAGACTGGTATTCTAGGGGCAGGACGGGGGAGACCAGGGTGGCACCTGTGTGTGaccatctctgtctccttctccctgcatgcttgtagtCACCAATAAAGGGCCCTCAGACTGCttgaaccaaacagatggtgtgactcgttttccacaac
The window above is part of the Chelonia mydas isolate rCheMyd1 chromosome 2, rCheMyd1.pri.v2, whole genome shotgun sequence genome. Proteins encoded here:
- the ABCB8 gene encoding mitochondrial potassium channel ATP-binding subunit isoform X2, giving the protein MLLLLLRAGRGGCWARYVASHARVSGLLRAPGRLAAPSPALPHCPFSLGRATALLAGPALLGLGAGLARRGARCQEAGSPGPAPASPKPEPDFAWAEFWKFLRPQLLALSAAVVFALGVALLNIRIPMLLGELVNVVARCSQQRVGTYLREARRPALRLLLLYGLQGLLTFSYIVMLARVGERVAGSMRKALFASLLRLYCHEVDQSSRLNEKLGRGIAVFQGLSNLVLNGIVLGTIFVGGSLMAGEELSPGDLMSFMVASQTVQRSMANISILFGQVVRGLSAGARVFEFMTLEPTVSLSGGDQIPSHSLLGHICFRDVCFSYPTRPSCPVLRNFSLTLPPRKTVAIVGESGGGKSTVAALLERFYEPTGGAITLDGRELCTLDPSWLRGQVIGFISQEPALFGTTILENIRFGKPSASDAEVYAAARLANADSFVHSFPQGYGTIVGERGVMLSGGQKQRVAIARALLKNPSVLILDEATSALDAESEQVVQEALERAMAGRTVLVIAHRLSTIQGADLIVVLARGCVAEAGTHAELLRRSGLYAELIRRQAMEQP
- the ABCB8 gene encoding mitochondrial potassium channel ATP-binding subunit isoform X1, with translation MLLLLLRAGRGGCWARYVASHARVSGLLRAPGRLAAPSPALPHCPFSLGRATALLAGPALLGLGAGLARRGARCQEAGSPGPAPASPKPEPDFAWAEFWKFLRPQLLALSAAVVFALGVALLNIRIPMLLGELVNVVARCSQQRVGTYLREARRPALRLLLLYGLQGLLTFSYIVMLARVGERVAGSMRKALFASLLRQDMAFFDANRTGQLVNRLTTDIQEFKSSFKLVISQGLRSVTQTVGCFASLYLLSPKLTGLLLVVMPSLVGAGALIGSVLRSLSRQAQEQVAKATGVADEALGNVRTVRAFAMEDTEVALYCHEVDQSSRLNEKLGRGIAVFQGLSNLVLNGIVLGTIFVGGSLMAGEELSPGDLMSFMVASQTVQRSMANISILFGQVVRGLSAGARVFEFMTLEPTVSLSGGDQIPSHSLLGHICFRDVCFSYPTRPSCPVLRNFSLTLPPRKTVAIVGESGGGKSTVAALLERFYEPTGGAITLDGRELCTLDPSWLRGQVIGFISQEPALFGTTILENIRFGKPSASDAEVYAAARLANADSFVHSFPQGYGTIVGERGVMLSGGQKQRVAIARALLKNPSVLILDEATSALDAESEQVVQEALERAMAGRTVLVIAHRLSTIQGADLIVVLARGCVAEAGTHAELLRRSGLYAELIRRQAMEQP
- the ABCB8 gene encoding mitochondrial potassium channel ATP-binding subunit isoform X3, whose translation is MLLGELVNVVARCSQQRVGTYLREARRPALRLLLLYGLQGLLTFSYIVMLARVGERVAGSMRKALFASLLRQDMAFFDANRTGQLVNRLTTDIQEFKSSFKLVISQGLRSVTQTVGCFASLYLLSPKLTGLLLVVMPSLVGAGALIGSVLRSLSRQAQEQVAKATGVADEALGNVRTVRAFAMEDTEVALYCHEVDQSSRLNEKLGRGIAVFQGLSNLVLNGIVLGTIFVGGSLMAGEELSPGDLMSFMVASQTVQRSMANISILFGQVVRGLSAGARVFEFMTLEPTVSLSGGDQIPSHSLLGHICFRDVCFSYPTRPSCPVLRNFSLTLPPRKTVAIVGESGGGKSTVAALLERFYEPTGGAITLDGRELCTLDPSWLRGQVIGFISQEPALFGTTILENIRFGKPSASDAEVYAAARLANADSFVHSFPQGYGTIVGERGVMLSGGQKQRVAIARALLKNPSVLILDEATSALDAESEQVVQEALERAMAGRTVLVIAHRLSTIQGADLIVVLARGCVAEAGTHAELLRRSGLYAELIRRQAMEQP
- the ABCB8 gene encoding mitochondrial potassium channel ATP-binding subunit isoform X4 — protein: MLSRNVWLDCGTLCHRRLLRPGTEEDSKRMFYGLLTFSYIVMLARVGERVAGSMRKALFASLLRQDMAFFDANRTGQLVNRLTTDIQEFKSSFKLVISQGLRSVTQTVGCFASLYLLSPKLTGLLLVVMPSLVGAGALIGSVLRSLSRQAQEQVAKATGVADEALGNVRTVRAFAMEDTEVALYCHEVDQSSRLNEKLGRGIAVFQGLSNLVLNGIVLGTIFVGGSLMAGEELSPGDLMSFMVASQTVQRSMANISILFGQVVRGLSAGARVFEFMTLEPTVSLSGGDQIPSHSLLGHICFRDVCFSYPTRPSCPVLRNFSLTLPPRKTVAIVGESGGGKSTVAALLERFYEPTGGAITLDGRELCTLDPSWLRGQVIGFISQEPALFGTTILENIRFGKPSASDAEVYAAARLANADSFVHSFPQGYGTIVGERGVMLSGGQKQRVAIARALLKNPSVLILDEATSALDAESEQVVQEALERAMAGRTVLVIAHRLSTIQGADLIVVLARGCVAEAGTHAELLRRSGLYAELIRRQAMEQP